One Paraburkholderia flagellata genomic window carries:
- a CDS encoding DUF4148 domain-containing protein, translated as MKIETRWMLGVLLGTAGAFSANAQTSPLSQSQPAPLARADVRSDLIAWRAAGFKPPINFEHYPANAQEAGRIVAERRANSPGQQ; from the coding sequence ATGAAGATCGAAACCCGGTGGATGCTGGGTGTACTGCTTGGCACGGCGGGCGCTTTTTCCGCGAATGCACAAACATCCCCACTGTCGCAATCTCAGCCGGCACCCCTGGCTCGCGCCGACGTCCGGTCTGACCTTATCGCCTGGCGCGCCGCAGGATTTAAACCGCCCATCAATTTCGAGCACTACCCCGCCAACGCGCAGGAAGCGGGACGAATCGTGGCGGAACGGCGAGCGAATTCGCCTGGTCAGCAGTAG
- a CDS encoding cyclase family protein produces MTTILNQLTRELTLGGIRTVDLTHTLSPDFPALQLPPEFGQVWSFKMEQISRYDEKGPGWYWNNFSCGEHTGTHFDAPVHWVTGKDHADNSVDTIDVKNFIAPAVVIDASTEVAANPDWLLTKAFMERWESQHGKIPASAWVLFRTDWSKRTDPAEFVNFREDGAHTPGPTQEAVEWLIHERNVHGFGVETINTDAGQSYAWPVPYPCHTLMHGANRYGLQCLKNLDELPPTGAMILAAPLKIQGGSGSPLRVIALAPGR; encoded by the coding sequence ATGACGACGATTCTCAATCAACTCACCCGCGAACTTACCCTCGGCGGGATTCGTACGGTCGATCTGACGCATACGCTTTCGCCCGATTTCCCTGCCTTACAGTTGCCGCCTGAATTTGGGCAAGTATGGTCGTTCAAAATGGAACAGATCAGTCGGTACGACGAGAAGGGCCCAGGCTGGTACTGGAACAACTTCTCTTGCGGCGAACATACCGGAACGCACTTTGATGCTCCGGTTCATTGGGTTACCGGCAAGGATCACGCAGACAATTCGGTCGATACGATTGACGTGAAGAATTTCATTGCGCCGGCAGTCGTGATTGACGCCAGCACGGAAGTGGCGGCTAACCCCGACTGGCTGCTCACGAAGGCGTTCATGGAACGCTGGGAGTCGCAGCACGGCAAGATACCTGCGTCTGCATGGGTGTTGTTCCGCACCGACTGGTCCAAACGCACGGATCCTGCCGAGTTCGTGAACTTCCGGGAGGATGGCGCGCATACACCGGGGCCGACGCAAGAGGCGGTGGAGTGGCTAATTCACGAGCGGAACGTGCACGGCTTTGGCGTTGAAACAATCAACACGGACGCTGGCCAGTCTTATGCCTGGCCGGTTCCATACCCATGCCATACGCTGATGCACGGCGCCAATCGTTACGGGCTGCAGTGCCTGAAAAATCTCGACGAATTGCCGCCAACCGGCGCGATGATTCTGGCCGCACCTTTGAAGATACAAGGCGGATCCGGGAGTCCCCTTCGCGTAATTGCGCTGGCACCTGGCCGTTGA
- a CDS encoding MarR family winged helix-turn-helix transcriptional regulator, with translation MHTKRSTESQPRAFVEDYTPALLAQVSQLISGEFHAIVQANGFEISDWRVLSTLSDGKPISIGRLAQVSVTKQPTVTRLLDRLEAQDYVERLPHETDRRVTLVRITPQGQHLVSALIEQAKAHEEHVLAPLGKQRAEDLRATLRLLIDLHRTEV, from the coding sequence GTGCATACGAAACGTTCGACCGAGTCCCAGCCACGAGCTTTTGTTGAGGACTACACGCCAGCGCTTCTCGCGCAGGTTAGTCAACTCATATCCGGCGAATTTCACGCCATTGTGCAGGCCAACGGGTTCGAGATTTCCGACTGGCGGGTTCTGTCCACCCTTTCCGACGGCAAGCCCATCAGCATCGGCCGCCTTGCGCAGGTCTCGGTCACCAAACAACCCACTGTCACGCGGCTGCTGGACCGCCTGGAGGCGCAGGACTACGTCGAGCGCCTGCCGCACGAGACCGACCGGCGCGTAACGCTCGTTCGCATCACGCCGCAAGGGCAGCATCTCGTCTCGGCCTTGATCGAACAGGCCAAGGCACATGAGGAGCATGTGCTCGCGCCTCTCGGCAAGCAGAGAGCCGAGGACCTGAGAGCAACCCTGCGGCTTTTGATCGACTTGCATCGTACGGAAGTGTGA
- a CDS encoding acyl-CoA thioesterase produces MSNVPFRRRHKIHFSECDPAGIVFYPQYFVLFNDLIETWIDELLPLGYHGVVGQRRIGLPTVHLEVDYKAVSRMGDQVWLSLEVVRIGERSLTLAWQCAGVDGDVRMAATQVIVTTSLDTHQSVDIPEDLRAAIECEGSSAIVPV; encoded by the coding sequence ATGAGCAACGTTCCATTCAGACGTCGGCACAAGATTCACTTTTCCGAGTGCGATCCTGCAGGCATCGTCTTCTACCCGCAATACTTCGTGCTTTTCAACGACCTGATCGAAACATGGATCGACGAGTTGTTACCGTTGGGGTATCACGGTGTGGTCGGCCAGCGCAGGATCGGCTTGCCGACCGTGCATCTGGAAGTCGATTACAAGGCGGTCAGCCGCATGGGCGATCAGGTGTGGCTCTCGCTCGAAGTGGTGCGGATCGGGGAGCGTTCGCTTACGCTTGCGTGGCAGTGCGCCGGTGTAGACGGCGACGTCCGGATGGCGGCGACCCAGGTCATCGTGACGACTTCGCTCGACACGCATCAGTCGGTTGATATTCCGGAGGACCTGCGTGCAGCGATCGAATGCGAAGGATCCAGCGCAATTGTGCCTGTTTGA
- a CDS encoding indolepyruvate oxidoreductase subunit beta family protein: protein MKAQPIKIAILAMGGEGGGVLADWIVDLGEHNGYYAQTTSVPGVAQRTGATIYYVELFPRETAQRAGRTPVLALMPLPGDVDVVLASELMEAGRAVQRGLVTPERTTLVASTHRVYSIAEKTAMGDGLVNNDALIAHASKAAKRFVRFDMARAAEASGSVISAVLFGALAGTGVLPFSREQFEATIVRGGVGVKPSLSAFGVAFMKANDSGRPASDTEESAAADVEAKPRNAEVAALIERVRTQFPAGVQQLAIEGVRRLIDYQDPDYAGLFLDRLAEMQRALKQQDVTLVRETARHLALWMSYEDTIRVADLKTRGSRFERVRSEVRAQADQLMAINEFMHPRLEEICETLPASIGRWLMRPHWVHRFVRRVTRSGRIVTTSSLRGYLMLYAVSHMRRWRRATLRYQMEDARIEHWLGQVRDTAQRNPALAVEVAQCQRLVKGYGDTHARGLANYEKVMAAVVRAGALLAPATLRELREAALADEHGKKLQAALARLALV from the coding sequence ATGAAAGCCCAACCGATCAAGATCGCCATTCTTGCCATGGGCGGCGAGGGCGGTGGCGTGCTCGCCGACTGGATCGTCGATCTCGGCGAGCACAACGGCTACTACGCGCAGACCACCTCTGTGCCGGGGGTGGCGCAACGCACCGGCGCTACCATCTATTACGTCGAACTGTTTCCGCGGGAAACCGCGCAGCGCGCCGGCCGCACGCCGGTGCTTGCGCTGATGCCACTGCCGGGCGACGTCGACGTCGTTCTCGCCTCCGAACTGATGGAAGCCGGACGCGCGGTGCAGCGAGGTCTCGTGACGCCCGAGCGCACTACGCTCGTGGCTTCCACGCACCGCGTCTATTCGATTGCTGAGAAGACAGCAATGGGCGACGGCCTGGTGAATAACGATGCGTTGATCGCGCATGCCAGCAAGGCGGCGAAGCGCTTCGTTCGCTTCGATATGGCTCGCGCGGCTGAAGCCTCCGGCAGTGTGATCAGCGCGGTGCTGTTCGGCGCACTGGCAGGCACGGGCGTGCTGCCGTTCAGCCGTGAGCAGTTCGAGGCGACCATCGTGCGTGGCGGCGTTGGCGTGAAGCCAAGCCTGAGCGCGTTCGGCGTTGCGTTCATGAAGGCCAACGATAGCGGACGCCCTGCAAGCGATACCGAAGAATCCGCGGCAGCCGACGTCGAAGCGAAACCGCGCAACGCAGAGGTGGCGGCGCTCATCGAACGCGTTCGTACCCAGTTCCCCGCCGGGGTGCAACAACTCGCGATCGAGGGCGTACGCCGGTTGATCGATTACCAGGATCCCGACTACGCAGGACTCTTTCTCGATCGCCTCGCCGAGATGCAGCGCGCTCTCAAGCAGCAGGACGTCACACTCGTGCGCGAGACGGCGCGCCATCTGGCGCTGTGGATGTCGTATGAAGACACGATTCGCGTGGCCGACCTCAAGACGCGTGGCTCACGCTTCGAGCGGGTACGCAGTGAAGTGCGCGCGCAAGCGGATCAACTCATGGCAATCAATGAGTTCATGCATCCGCGTCTCGAGGAAATCTGCGAGACGCTGCCTGCCTCGATCGGTCGCTGGCTGATGCGCCCGCACTGGGTGCATCGCTTCGTGCGCCGTGTCACGCGCTCGGGCCGGATCGTGACCACCAGTTCGCTGCGCGGATACCTGATGCTTTACGCGGTATCGCACATGCGCCGCTGGCGACGCGCCACACTGCGCTACCAGATGGAAGACGCTCGCATCGAACACTGGCTCGGGCAGGTGCGCGACACGGCACAGCGCAACCCGGCGCTCGCTGTCGAGGTGGCGCAGTGTCAGCGGCTCGTCAAGGGCTACGGCGACACGCACGCACGCGGCCTCGCCAACTATGAAAAGGTCATGGCCGCCGTGGTCCGTGCCGGCGCGTTGCTGGCGCCCGCCACGTTGCGTGAACTGCGCGAGGCAGCACTAGCTGACGAGCACGGGAAAAAGCTTCAGGCGGCGCTCGCGCGGCTCGCCTTGGTCTGA